Proteins encoded in a region of the Ktedonobacteraceae bacterium genome:
- a CDS encoding glycoside hydrolase family 44 protein, which produces MSVNNSGNGVNRGGAMISGRPGGSQAITSGGWKDLSLDAPPQRNPKGRGRRRVIIITSLILLVMVIFAGVRVAAVASDSNDQLLLQLGSQQQALIDLRQSEPISPYLFGANVFPEQGTLSVDSKNNNFTGFMSYGPSIVSGLKNADVELLRFPGGSWGENETGQNHILSCQQLYDFSQLLYQTGADGMIQARLSSPIDASGQPASLQQRANLAGRWVDYMSNPKSTFCAGPDARYSQQPRHPVKFWSVGNEPDRLINPDTNKPYTVAEYVDAFIAYSIQMHKNNPNIKVFGPEISQFNGVGMGPKDSQGYLWMDDFLKGVGQYEQKNNVTLLDGVSFHFYPFGNASQPPSPSLLLSSTEEWNYLLPPLRQLIRQDLGRDVPIAVTEINTTSSAGASPSRGQAALWWADTLGEMMNQQVEYAAYFSAEGVDTPYPLFSSTNYSQTAMYRVMQMFTHLQNNLIPLGVQREPISVYATQDDDHSAVSLLFVNKSANNELATVEPASTVFGASPWQSLQISIAGNSMVLVTLHHGGGADAWYFDVPTIDQSTISPLQHVTCGNKGDPLAYNVPC; this is translated from the coding sequence ATGTCGGTCAATAATTCAGGCAACGGCGTAAATAGAGGGGGAGCGATGATTTCGGGGCGACCAGGTGGTTCGCAAGCCATAACATCTGGCGGTTGGAAAGACCTTTCGCTGGATGCTCCACCGCAGCGCAACCCAAAAGGGAGAGGCCGTCGCCGCGTCATCATCATCACCAGCCTGATCCTGCTCGTCATGGTGATTTTCGCCGGTGTCCGTGTAGCCGCGGTTGCCAGCGACAGCAACGACCAGCTACTGTTACAACTTGGCAGCCAGCAGCAGGCGCTGATTGATCTGCGCCAGAGCGAGCCGATCAGCCCCTATCTCTTTGGCGCCAATGTCTTTCCAGAACAGGGCACGCTCTCAGTGGACTCGAAGAATAATAATTTTACCGGTTTCATGTCCTATGGGCCGTCGATTGTAAGCGGGCTAAAAAATGCCGATGTCGAACTCTTACGCTTCCCTGGCGGTAGCTGGGGCGAGAATGAGACAGGCCAGAATCACATTCTTTCGTGCCAGCAGTTGTATGACTTCAGCCAGTTGCTCTACCAGACGGGCGCCGATGGCATGATCCAGGCGCGTCTTTCCAGTCCCATCGATGCCAGCGGTCAACCGGCGAGCCTGCAGCAGCGCGCCAACCTGGCAGGCCGCTGGGTGGATTATATGAGCAATCCCAAAAGCACATTCTGTGCTGGACCCGATGCCAGGTACTCGCAGCAGCCCAGACATCCCGTGAAATTCTGGTCTGTAGGCAACGAGCCGGATCGGCTCATCAATCCTGATACGAATAAGCCTTACACCGTCGCCGAATATGTCGATGCATTTATTGCCTATTCGATTCAGATGCATAAGAACAATCCGAATATCAAGGTCTTCGGACCTGAGATCAGCCAGTTCAATGGTGTCGGCATGGGGCCAAAAGATTCCCAGGGCTACCTGTGGATGGATGATTTCCTGAAAGGGGTCGGCCAGTACGAACAGAAAAATAATGTGACCTTGCTCGACGGCGTCTCCTTCCATTTCTATCCATTCGGCAATGCAAGTCAGCCTCCATCCCCCTCACTGCTTCTAAGCAGCACTGAGGAATGGAACTATCTGCTGCCGCCCTTGCGCCAGCTCATCCGGCAAGACCTGGGGCGTGATGTGCCTATAGCCGTGACGGAGATCAACACTACCTCATCAGCCGGTGCGAGTCCCTCGCGCGGGCAGGCCGCGCTCTGGTGGGCCGACACGCTGGGCGAGATGATGAACCAGCAGGTGGAATATGCCGCGTACTTCTCTGCCGAAGGCGTCGATACACCGTATCCGCTGTTCAGCAGCACTAACTACTCACAGACGGCGATGTACCGCGTCATGCAAATGTTCACGCATCTCCAGAACAACCTGATCCCATTGGGGGTGCAGCGAGAGCCGATCAGTGTCTATGCCACGCAGGATGACGACCACTCGGCGGTCAGCCTCCTGTTCGTTAATAAATCGGCCAACAATGAACTTGCGACCGTGGAACCAGCCAGTACGGTTTTCGGCGCCAGTCCATGGCAAAGCCTGCAGATCAGCATCGCGGGCAACAGTATGGTCCTGGTCACGCTACATCACGGTGGCGGCGCAGATGCCTGGTACTTTGATGTGCCAACTATCGACCAGTCTACCATCAGTCCTTTGCAGCACGTTACTTGTGGCAATAAGGGCGACCCCCTGGCATATAACGTGCCTTGCTAG
- a CDS encoding septum formation initiator family protein → MQESRRKLPSPARAANSRPYITSAVGMEDTVGRMRARRSSLFTRTVIWVTGVICLAFLLGSLAQAWTNSQLAQKVQQAQQQTQQLQAYHDHLAQLQQHYANSFVIEKEAREQFGYVRAGEHPVVIISAPDQQPQRSSHPANPPASQNFWQAWWNIFFGQ, encoded by the coding sequence ATGCAAGAATCGAGACGCAAGCTGCCATCTCCGGCGCGAGCCGCGAATAGCCGGCCATACATTACTTCGGCGGTTGGTATGGAGGATACGGTTGGGCGCATGCGTGCCAGGCGCAGTTCTTTATTTACCCGCACCGTCATCTGGGTCACGGGCGTGATCTGCCTGGCCTTCCTGCTCGGCTCGCTGGCGCAGGCGTGGACCAACAGCCAGCTGGCGCAAAAGGTACAGCAAGCGCAGCAGCAGACGCAGCAACTACAGGCCTACCACGACCACCTGGCGCAGCTACAACAACACTATGCCAATTCCTTTGTCATCGAAAAGGAGGCCCGCGAGCAGTTCGGCTATGTGCGCGCAGGCGAGCATCCCGTTGTTATTATCAGCGCCCCTGATCAGCAACCACAGCGCTCCTCTCATCCCGCGAACCCGCCGGCGTCGCAAAATTTCTGGCAGGCATGGTGGAACATCTTCTTCGGGCAATGA
- a CDS encoding Rieske 2Fe-2S domain-containing protein translates to MEITFLGQAGLFIETRHGSILCDPWFNPAYFASWFPFPSNEDVDLEKISRPTYLYVSHLHHDHFDPQFLSEHVWKEATVLLPDYPLNLLERRLRDLGFTKFIYTKNAQAVEVDGLRFMIMAMVAPIDGPIGDSGLMVDDGETRIFNQNDSRPMDIDVLNSFGPYDAHFLQFSGAIWYPMVYQFPEKMMQALGRKKRENEMARALRYIRELNATFVVPSAGPPCFLDDPLFNFNDFDRDPTNTFPDQAVFIEYLQANGLDNGRLMIPGSVATLTKQSCEVAHPIPEEQVQAIFTDKRAYLEAYKARKQPLIDALKASWPRGQVDILSSLHDWFEPLLEQADLTCVGVNGRVLIDCDVQQIVLDFHSRRVYAWDGEEWDYRFHIDPAMIEYCIVHHEEDWINQIFLSCRFEAQRKGPYNEYIYNFFKCLSPERLQYAEGYYAEKTAVHQLWESHGYRIQKRCPHLKADLTRFARIEDGILTCTMHGWQFELATGRCLTSEGHPLYAQPITKEEMPAEVVEASNGAQEKESGNGHVQAIRTKCSHCWYNPKDLRSSSKTGTSQ, encoded by the coding sequence GTGGAGATTACGTTCCTCGGCCAGGCTGGCCTGTTTATTGAAACCCGCCATGGAAGTATTCTCTGCGACCCCTGGTTCAATCCAGCCTATTTCGCCTCCTGGTTCCCTTTCCCCAGCAACGAGGATGTGGACCTGGAGAAAATCAGTCGCCCGACGTACCTGTATGTCTCGCACCTGCATCATGACCACTTCGATCCACAGTTCCTGAGCGAGCATGTCTGGAAAGAGGCGACCGTCCTGCTACCCGACTATCCGTTGAATTTGCTTGAGCGCCGCTTGCGTGATCTCGGCTTTACCAAATTTATCTATACAAAGAATGCCCAGGCCGTCGAGGTCGATGGGCTGCGCTTCATGATTATGGCAATGGTGGCGCCCATCGATGGGCCAATTGGCGATTCCGGTCTGATGGTGGATGATGGCGAGACGCGCATCTTCAACCAGAACGATTCGCGTCCCATGGATATCGACGTGCTGAACAGTTTTGGCCCATATGACGCCCATTTCTTGCAGTTTTCGGGCGCGATCTGGTATCCCATGGTCTACCAGTTCCCAGAAAAGATGATGCAGGCGTTAGGACGCAAGAAGCGCGAAAATGAGATGGCGCGTGCCCTGCGCTATATCCGCGAGCTCAACGCCACCTTCGTGGTTCCGTCCGCCGGTCCGCCCTGCTTTCTGGATGATCCCTTGTTCAACTTCAACGATTTCGACCGCGACCCCACGAATACCTTTCCAGACCAGGCGGTATTCATCGAATACCTGCAAGCAAACGGGCTGGACAATGGCCGCCTGATGATTCCTGGCAGCGTAGCCACACTTACGAAGCAGTCTTGCGAGGTGGCACACCCCATACCCGAAGAGCAGGTGCAGGCCATTTTTACGGATAAGCGCGCCTACCTGGAAGCCTACAAAGCTCGTAAGCAGCCCTTGATCGACGCGCTCAAGGCATCCTGGCCGCGCGGGCAGGTCGATATCCTCTCTTCACTGCATGACTGGTTTGAGCCCCTTCTGGAGCAGGCCGACCTGACCTGCGTCGGCGTCAATGGGCGCGTGTTGATCGACTGCGATGTGCAGCAGATCGTGCTTGACTTTCACTCGCGCCGCGTCTATGCCTGGGACGGCGAGGAATGGGATTACCGCTTCCACATCGATCCGGCAATGATCGAATACTGCATCGTGCATCACGAAGAGGACTGGATCAATCAGATTTTCCTTTCCTGCCGCTTCGAGGCTCAGCGCAAAGGACCCTATAACGAGTACATCTACAATTTTTTCAAGTGCCTTTCACCGGAACGCCTGCAATATGCCGAGGGCTACTACGCCGAGAAGACTGCCGTCCACCAGCTATGGGAGAGCCACGGCTATCGCATCCAGAAGCGCTGTCCCCACCTGAAGGCCGATCTCACCCGCTTCGCCAGAATCGAAGATGGCATCCTGACCTGCACGATGCATGGCTGGCAATTTGAGCTCGCAACCGGGCGCTGCCTGACCTCCGAGGGCCACCCGCTCTACGCGCAGCCCATTACGAAAGAGGAAATGCCGGCAGAAGTGGTTGAAGCCTCTAATGGCGCGCAGGAAAAGGAATCCGGCAATGGTCATGTACAGGCCATTCGCACGAAATGCAGCCATTGCTGGTACAATCCCAAGGATTTGCGGAGTTCATCGAAGACCGGAACGTCCCAGTAA
- a CDS encoding SDR family NAD(P)-dependent oxidoreductase, with protein sequence MARRIEHTVVVITGASSGIGRATALEFARRGANVVVAARREALLREVAAKCKQISGQEALAIPTNVADEIAVQELARQVDKTDFQQGVSASPTPGNLFEPMQEGSEESGGWQGQGRTNMRRFAVAGAAAAGVWLWQRQRS encoded by the coding sequence ATGGCAAGGAGAATAGAGCATACCGTTGTTGTCATTACGGGTGCATCAAGTGGAATTGGGCGTGCTACTGCCTTAGAATTTGCTCGTCGAGGTGCTAATGTAGTAGTCGCGGCGCGCCGGGAAGCGCTACTGCGAGAGGTAGCGGCTAAATGCAAGCAGATCAGCGGTCAGGAAGCGCTGGCCATTCCCACCAATGTCGCGGATGAAATAGCCGTACAGGAACTCGCCCGCCAGGTCGATAAGACAGATTTCCAGCAAGGTGTCTCCGCATCGCCTACGCCAGGCAATCTTTTCGAGCCAATGCAGGAAGGCTCAGAGGAAAGCGGCGGTTGGCAGGGCCAGGGGCGCACCAATATGCGCCGTTTCGCCGTGGCAGGGGCCGCGGCGGCAGGCGTCTGGTTGTGGCAGAGACAGAGAAGCTGA
- a CDS encoding amidohydrolase, with protein sequence MSQTDQLKSEIDELVPDMVAMRRDLHEHPELAFEEVRTSGIVAQRLRVLGLEVQTGVAKTGVVGLLRGSASGPGAKTIAIRADMDALPIYELNEIEYRSTIDGKMHACGHDGHTSMLLAVADILTKRRADLPGNVKFVFQPAEEVIGGAEPMVKEGAMQGVDGVIGLHLISNYPLGRVGVRSGPVFASADKFVLSVQGKGGHAAMPDTTVDPIVISAQIITALQTLISRETSPFSPAVITIGKISAGTAFNIIPETAEMQGTMRAYTPEHREKLIRRIGEVASGIALAMGGTCAVEVFDGCPPCINDPAMTAVVRKAALAAVGEKNVGESEEVMLPFSDDMAYFLNAVPGCYFIVGVHNEEKGAKYPHHHPRFNIDEDAMSVGVEVLARAAMEFLNS encoded by the coding sequence ATGTCCCAGACCGATCAGTTGAAATCCGAAATCGATGAGCTCGTTCCCGATATGGTGGCGATGCGTCGCGACCTGCACGAACATCCAGAACTCGCCTTTGAGGAGGTGCGCACCTCCGGCATTGTGGCGCAGCGCTTGCGCGTCCTGGGATTGGAGGTGCAAACGGGTGTTGCTAAAACAGGCGTCGTCGGGCTGCTGCGCGGGAGTGCGAGCGGGCCAGGAGCAAAAACCATCGCCATTCGCGCCGATATGGACGCGCTCCCCATATATGAATTGAACGAGATCGAGTATCGCTCCACCATTGACGGCAAGATGCATGCCTGCGGGCACGATGGGCATACCTCGATGCTGCTGGCGGTGGCCGATATTTTAACGAAGCGCCGCGCGGACCTTCCCGGCAATGTCAAATTCGTGTTTCAACCTGCCGAAGAGGTCATCGGTGGGGCGGAGCCGATGGTGAAGGAGGGCGCCATGCAGGGCGTGGATGGCGTGATCGGCCTGCATCTCATCAGCAACTATCCCCTGGGGCGTGTGGGTGTGCGCTCTGGCCCCGTTTTTGCCAGCGCGGATAAGTTCGTTTTGAGCGTGCAGGGCAAGGGCGGGCACGCCGCCATGCCGGATACGACCGTCGATCCAATCGTCATCTCTGCCCAGATCATCACGGCCCTGCAAACGCTGATCAGCCGCGAAACATCCCCGTTCAGCCCGGCGGTTATTACTATCGGCAAAATTTCCGCCGGCACCGCCTTCAACATTATTCCAGAAACTGCGGAAATGCAGGGTACCATGCGCGCTTATACGCCCGAACATCGCGAAAAATTGATACGCCGCATCGGAGAAGTGGCCTCCGGTATCGCGCTCGCCATGGGTGGCACCTGCGCTGTTGAGGTTTTCGACGGCTGTCCGCCCTGTATCAACGACCCTGCTATGACCGCGGTGGTGCGCAAGGCGGCTCTCGCGGCAGTAGGCGAGAAGAATGTGGGTGAAAGTGAAGAGGTCATGTTGCCGTTTAGCGATGACATGGCCTACTTCCTCAACGCCGTTCCCGGCTGCTACTTCATCGTTGGCGTTCACAATGAGGAGAAAGGCGCGAAATACCCACATCACCATCCCCGCTTCAATATCGACGAGGATGCCATGTCCGTTGGTGTAGAGGTGCTGGCGCGAGCCGCGATGGAGTTTTTGAATTCATAG
- a CDS encoding glycosyltransferase family 39 protein has protein sequence MQSSLSDKEESSLSSPRIDQPGEQVEVIRPEGSISWWEALKQIAPIYIATHIVFLALTYLAALFSLANFSSNSLPLKTLLVSWNRWDTSQFTHIAIYGYDASYRMVFFPLFPLLEHILALVVHDPFIAGLIISNLATLGMFMIFYRLVVEDFGADRAWRSVLYLAIFPTALFFAAAYNESLFIFFSILSFYYMRKGRWWLAGLAALFASLTRSIAICLFIPFAYEYMRQRDFQWRRIDFSVLSGVGIIGGILIFCLYGYLKFHDALAFMHAQKVWDRQLTFPWMVFQVAYRNIRIYPILSFTAIHTLMDLSAILFILLMLVLSFWGPWKFAREQWSYVFYACALYLFVILAPEGGSAALSSLSRFMLEIFPAFIVAAAIGKRRNFNLYYLTICLPLLGFIVLQWLTGGWIV, from the coding sequence ATGCAATCATCTCTTTCAGATAAGGAGGAAAGTTCACTTTCCTCTCCGCGAATCGATCAACCTGGGGAGCAGGTAGAGGTCATCCGGCCTGAAGGTTCTATAAGCTGGTGGGAAGCATTAAAGCAGATTGCCCCGATTTATATTGCCACCCATATCGTATTCTTAGCGTTGACCTACCTGGCTGCCCTCTTCAGTCTGGCCAATTTCTCAAGCAACTCGCTCCCGTTGAAGACGCTGCTGGTTTCCTGGAATCGTTGGGATACCTCGCAATTTACGCATATCGCCATCTATGGGTATGATGCCTCGTATCGTATGGTCTTTTTCCCGCTCTTCCCATTATTGGAGCATATCCTGGCGCTGGTAGTACACGATCCTTTCATCGCCGGACTGATTATTTCAAATCTGGCAACACTCGGCATGTTCATGATATTTTATCGCCTGGTCGTAGAGGACTTTGGCGCTGACCGGGCCTGGCGCAGTGTCCTTTACCTGGCCATCTTTCCCACCGCCCTTTTTTTTGCAGCCGCCTACAACGAGTCTTTATTCATATTCTTTTCAATACTGAGCTTCTACTACATGCGTAAAGGGCGCTGGTGGCTGGCAGGACTGGCGGCACTTTTCGCCAGTTTGACCCGCTCGATTGCCATCTGCTTATTTATCCCTTTTGCTTACGAATATATGCGGCAGCGCGATTTTCAGTGGCGCAGGATTGACTTTAGCGTCTTGAGCGGTGTAGGAATTATCGGCGGAATCCTTATCTTCTGCCTGTATGGATACCTGAAGTTTCATGATGCTCTTGCCTTTATGCATGCGCAAAAGGTCTGGGATCGCCAGCTCACCTTTCCCTGGATGGTTTTCCAGGTGGCATATCGCAATATCCGCATCTACCCTATCCTGAGCTTTACTGCCATTCATACATTAATGGACCTTAGCGCGATTCTCTTTATTTTGCTCATGCTGGTGTTATCTTTCTGGGGTCCATGGAAATTTGCGAGGGAGCAATGGAGTTATGTTTTCTACGCCTGTGCCCTCTATCTCTTCGTCATTCTCGCGCCTGAAGGGGGATCTGCCGCGCTGTCTTCATTGTCACGCTTCATGCTGGAAATCTTCCCTGCCTTCATCGTTGCGGCCGCGATTGGAAAGAGGCGCAACTTCAATCTCTATTACCTGACCATCTGCCTGCCACTGCTAGGTTTTATAGTTTTACAGTGGCTGACCGGCGGATGGATTGTGTGA
- a CDS encoding PadR family transcriptional regulator yields the protein MSEQFDTLAMDAENHNGSASRNTLRYIILGLLGAHPMSGYDIKQAFDRALASYWNAGNSQIYTTLKGLSDAGLVESEIIVQTTRPNRKVYRLTPAGQEELERWLQEEVPERFTKDEFLTKLFFCGEISDEIALNHLLEHRASLLKQLEHMEWARQQYAARPTRRPRLLEYQMLVREYKEATLRAGLEVTERAIEKLKARSG from the coding sequence ATGTCGGAACAATTTGATACACTTGCAATGGATGCTGAAAACCACAACGGCAGCGCCTCACGAAATACCCTACGCTACATCATCCTGGGATTGCTGGGCGCGCATCCTATGAGCGGCTACGATATCAAGCAGGCCTTTGATCGCGCCCTGGCCAGCTATTGGAATGCCGGCAACAGTCAAATCTATACGACGTTAAAAGGCTTGAGCGATGCGGGACTCGTCGAATCAGAAATCATCGTGCAAACGACGCGCCCCAACCGCAAGGTCTATCGTCTCACCCCGGCCGGGCAGGAAGAGCTGGAGCGCTGGCTCCAGGAAGAGGTCCCGGAGCGCTTCACCAAAGATGAATTCCTCACCAAACTCTTCTTCTGTGGCGAAATCTCTGACGAAATCGCGCTCAATCACTTGCTGGAACACCGCGCCAGCTTGCTCAAACAGCTCGAACACATGGAATGGGCACGCCAGCAATATGCCGCGCGCCCAACACGCCGCCCGCGCCTGCTCGAATACCAGATGCTCGTGCGCGAGTATAAAGAGGCAACCTTGCGCGCCGGCCTGGAAGTGACCGAACGCGCGATTGAGAAGCTGAAAGCGCGTTCAGGCTAG
- a CDS encoding helix-turn-helix domain-containing protein produces MTVTNQSEFAQLLAWYRQQRGMSQGQLAQATRLSRTYIYHLEAGMRTHPSPHVALNIARALELKGEERRYLYDAYTRLTGQFVEDSQPESALLDFGELAQLLVRNTSYPAHSLDRLWFLHSWNDAAIMLFEVQQEVEEVMRGEKLHLLELVFDTHRRRLFQGWEHLARRLVSDFQYNTRTITHLPEYKALWKRLRALPEFRRIAAATYPEGRPDPSFVFQIQHTELGRVTLRTATTVFTGINSYSMVSYVPGDQQTLGIYRKYNWQPD; encoded by the coding sequence ATGACCGTCACTAACCAATCCGAGTTTGCGCAATTGCTGGCGTGGTACCGGCAGCAGCGCGGCATGTCGCAAGGGCAACTGGCGCAGGCCACGCGCCTCTCGCGCACCTACATCTATCACCTGGAAGCGGGCATGCGTACCCATCCATCGCCGCATGTCGCGCTCAATATCGCGCGCGCCCTGGAGTTGAAAGGCGAGGAGCGGCGCTATCTCTATGATGCCTACACTCGCTTGACCGGTCAGTTTGTTGAGGATTCGCAGCCGGAGAGCGCCTTGCTGGATTTCGGCGAACTGGCGCAGTTACTGGTGCGCAATACCTCGTACCCCGCGCACTCGCTTGACCGGCTGTGGTTCCTGCATTCCTGGAACGATGCGGCGATTATGCTGTTCGAGGTGCAGCAAGAGGTAGAAGAGGTGATGCGCGGTGAGAAATTGCACCTGCTGGAACTCGTCTTTGACACGCATCGCCGCCGCCTGTTTCAAGGCTGGGAACACCTGGCCCGCCGCCTGGTGAGCGACTTTCAATATAATACGCGCACCATCACCCACCTGCCCGAATATAAAGCGCTATGGAAACGACTACGCGCCTTGCCGGAGTTTCGTCGCATCGCCGCAGCAACGTATCCCGAAGGACGCCCCGACCCATCGTTCGTGTTCCAGATACAGCACACCGAGCTTGGCCGCGTAACACTGCGCACCGCGACGACCGTTTTCACGGGCATCAATAGCTATTCGATGGTTAGCTATGTTCCGGGAGACCAGCAGACGCTGGGAATATATAGGAAATACAACTGGCAACCAGACTAG
- a CDS encoding long-chain fatty acid--CoA ligase yields MSDQSSVAHGSQAEQNAAGNPARPWLRHYEQGVPAELDIPDRPLTWLLDQTVSHYPGHTAFIYYGTKISYAQFSSLANRFATGLQRLGVKKGDRVAIALPNIPQYAIAFYGALRAGAVVVPTNPLYTEREMQHQLADSGARAIVMLDMFYPVVRAIRANTPLEHIIITSPADFLPPVLRRLYPLTQRKAKHPEPRLTEKELQSDKMLLAMSSMLAPRAKSGIEVFNLPVPSSGDDLAVLQYTGGTTGLSKGAMLTHRNLLANALQTRSWEPNAQDAHEITLCVAPFFHSYGLTVGMNLSIRAAATMVLLPTFKAKEVVKTIRRYRATQLPGIPTMYIAIMREVGKNAEQLRSIKYCISGASALPAKVRKDFEAMTGGKLVEGYGLSEAAPVTHCNPLNGDIREGSVGLPLPGVDAAIMNPETGELLPVGAEGEIVVKGPNIMKGYWNREEETTAIFKNGWMRTGDIGKMDEEGYFYILDRAKDLIIASGFNVYPREVEEVLFMHPAVQEAAVIGVPDSYRGETVAAFVVLKPGFEPSDATKQDILAFCKKELAAYKVPKILEFRDSLPKTLVGKVLRRELRGTINP; encoded by the coding sequence ATGTCCGATCAATCTTCTGTAGCACATGGTTCCCAGGCGGAGCAAAATGCCGCCGGCAATCCCGCACGTCCCTGGTTACGTCATTATGAGCAAGGCGTTCCTGCCGAACTCGATATTCCTGATCGCCCATTGACCTGGCTGCTAGATCAGACGGTCAGCCATTATCCAGGCCATACTGCTTTTATCTACTATGGTACAAAGATCAGCTACGCCCAGTTTTCCTCGCTGGCGAATCGTTTTGCCACCGGCTTGCAGCGCCTGGGCGTAAAGAAAGGCGACCGTGTGGCGATTGCGCTTCCCAATATCCCGCAGTATGCCATTGCATTCTATGGAGCCTTGCGCGCCGGCGCGGTCGTTGTGCCCACTAATCCGTTGTATACTGAGCGCGAGATGCAGCATCAACTGGCGGATTCGGGGGCGCGAGCCATCGTAATGCTCGATATGTTCTATCCAGTCGTGCGAGCCATTCGCGCGAATACTCCCCTTGAGCATATCATCATCACCAGCCCGGCCGATTTTCTACCACCTGTCTTGCGCAGGCTCTATCCCCTCACGCAGCGCAAAGCGAAACATCCAGAACCCCGCCTGACCGAGAAAGAACTGCAAAGCGATAAGATGTTGCTCGCGATGAGCAGCATGCTCGCGCCACGTGCCAAAAGTGGTATCGAAGTCTTCAACCTGCCCGTGCCATCTTCCGGCGATGATCTTGCCGTTCTGCAATATACCGGTGGCACGACGGGACTCTCCAAGGGCGCCATGCTGACGCACCGCAACCTGCTGGCAAATGCGCTGCAGACGCGCAGCTGGGAACCCAATGCGCAAGATGCCCATGAAATCACGCTGTGTGTTGCTCCATTCTTCCATTCATATGGCCTGACCGTTGGCATGAACCTTTCGATTCGTGCCGCAGCCACCATGGTGCTGCTGCCAACATTCAAGGCAAAAGAGGTCGTCAAAACCATTCGCCGCTATCGTGCCACACAACTGCCCGGTATCCCGACTATGTATATCGCGATTATGCGCGAAGTCGGCAAAAATGCCGAGCAACTGCGTTCGATCAAATACTGTATCAGCGGCGCGTCCGCCCTGCCTGCTAAGGTGCGTAAAGATTTCGAGGCGATGACCGGCGGCAAGCTGGTTGAGGGCTATGGATTGAGCGAGGCCGCTCCGGTCACGCACTGCAATCCGCTCAATGGCGACATTCGTGAGGGCAGCGTGGGCCTTCCTTTGCCGGGCGTAGATGCCGCCATTATGAATCCTGAGACGGGCGAACTCCTGCCGGTGGGCGCAGAGGGCGAGATCGTGGTGAAAGGCCCGAACATCATGAAAGGCTACTGGAACCGCGAAGAGGAAACGACCGCCATTTTCAAGAATGGCTGGATGCGCACCGGTGACATCGGCAAGATGGACGAAGAGGGCTACTTCTACATTCTGGATCGCGCCAAAGACCTGATTATCGCCAGTGGCTTCAATGTCTACCCACGCGAGGTCGAGGAAGTGCTGTTCATGCATCCCGCAGTGCAGGAAGCGGCAGTTATTGGCGTTCCCGATTCCTATCGTGGCGAAACGGTAGCGGCTTTCGTCGTACTGAAGCCCGGATTCGAGCCATCCGATGCCACGAAACAGGATATCCTGGCATTCTGCAAGAAAGAACTGGCGGCATACAAAGTACCGAAAATCCTGGAATTTCGCGATAGCTTGCCAAAAACCCTGGTCGGCAAAGTATTGCGAAGAGAATTACGCGGAACCATCAACCCGTAG